One window of the Eucalyptus grandis isolate ANBG69807.140 chromosome 8, ASM1654582v1, whole genome shotgun sequence genome contains the following:
- the LOC120287640 gene encoding disease resistance protein TAO1-like has translation MMKAEKLKVLNLTSCHSLKRTPYLSAFKRLEILILRDCNELEQIDNCIGDMENLISLDLSGCSSLKKLPLQMAKLEQLKELLLDETTIQEIPPFTSSLKKLEMLNARDYKSLIGFPDSVSSLVNLSTLVLSGCVELATLPHSIRFLENLQCLSLRSCQQLREIPSWIGNLKLLTQLDLSGCSRIQQLPPQIGELKQLKELLIDEIGIQEIPSFISSLEKLETWSANNRKLTL, from the exons ATGATG AAGGCAGAAAAACTGAAAGTTCTCAACCTCACAAGTTGCCATTCCTTAAAAAGGACTCCTTACCTCTCAGCTTTTAAAAGATTAGAGATTTTGATCCTTAGAGATTGCAATGAATTGGAGCAAATTGATAATTGTATTGGAGACATGGAGAATCTCATTTCCCTGGACTTGAGTGGATGTTCTAGTCTTAAGAAGCTCCCGCTTCAAATGGCTAAACTAGAACAATTGAAGGAACTTCTTCTAGATGAAACTACGATACAAGAAATACCTCCCTTCACCAGTTCTCTAAAGAAGCTAGAGATGCTTAATGCCAGGGACTACAAATCATTAATTGGATTTCCGGACTCAGTAAGTAGTTTGGTGAATTTGTCGACCCTTGTCTTATCAGGTTGTGTTGAGCTTGCAACACTTCCACACAGCATTCGGTTCCTTGAGAATTTGCAGTGCTTGTCACTGAGAAGCTGCCAACAATTGAGAGAGATTCCTAGCTGGATTGGCAATTTGAAATTGTTGACTCAATTGGACTTGAGTGGATGTTCGCGTATTCAGCAGCTACCGCCTCAAATTGGTGAactaaaacaattgaaggaacttCTTATAGATGAAATTGGAATACAAGAAATTCCTTCCTTCATCAGTTCTCTAGAGAAGCTAGAGACATGGAGTGCCAATAATCGCAAATTAACTCTTTAA